The following proteins come from a genomic window of Oricola thermophila:
- the csgH gene encoding curli-like amyloid fiber formation chaperone CsgH, whose product MASGALAQSQVQILCEARIERAGDMLDIHGWVQTDQPATVDYTMTVTTIAAANIGSTAQRGTISLDPNTPQRTSQVTVNVTEDGFYEAELDARERLTGNSCSSKATSQGQ is encoded by the coding sequence ATGGCTTCCGGCGCGCTAGCGCAATCGCAGGTGCAGATCCTGTGCGAGGCGCGGATCGAGCGGGCGGGCGACATGCTGGACATCCACGGATGGGTGCAGACGGACCAGCCGGCGACGGTCGACTACACGATGACGGTCACGACCATCGCGGCGGCCAATATCGGATCCACGGCGCAACGCGGCACCATCTCGCTCGACCCGAACACGCCGCAGCGCACATCGCAGGTCACGGTGAACGTCACCGAGGACGGCTTCTACGAGGCCGAACTGGACGCCCGGGAGCGCCTCACCGGAAACAGCTGCAGCTCGAAAGCGACGAGCCAGGGCCAGTAG
- a CDS encoding curli assembly protein CsgF gives MLRTLATMAAALLAGTAAASELVYEPVNPSFGGDPLNSSHLFQGAEIANTFEDSSLDSLFEEPTAADEFAAALQSALIGGAASQITDAIFNDGAPPSGTFSLDGATVSYNTVGGNVVITISDGISTSTLTVPVP, from the coding sequence ATGCTCAGGACACTTGCAACCATGGCCGCGGCGCTGCTCGCCGGCACGGCGGCGGCCAGCGAACTGGTTTACGAGCCGGTCAACCCGTCCTTCGGCGGCGACCCGCTCAATTCCTCACATCTCTTCCAGGGCGCCGAAATCGCCAACACGTTCGAGGACAGCAGCCTCGACAGCCTGTTCGAGGAGCCGACGGCGGCCGACGAGTTCGCCGCGGCGCTGCAGAGCGCGCTGATCGGAGGCGCGGCATCGCAGATCACCGACGCGATCTTCAACGACGGCGCCCCGCCCTCCGGCACCTTCTCGCTGGACGGCGCGACGGTGTCCTACAACACGGTCGGCGGCAATGTCGTGATCACCATAAGCGACGGCATCTCGACCAGCACGTTGACCGTGCCGGTTCCGTAA
- a CDS encoding CsgG/HfaB family protein: MTSPCLRLCFLALPILLAACATTNEPLISAPAKIIEPTAATSLVNELPPPSEPIFVAVYEFPDLTGQYKPGSKFAEYSKAVTQGADAILVDVLQNAGHGKWFEVVERRGLTNILKERQLISATRQQFLGNNAEPLPPLNFAGMLIEGGIVAYESNVTTGGLGAKYLGIGGDTQFRTDVVTVNLRAVSVQTGKVLRSVTTTKRLYSTALRGSVFKYVGLNELLELEAGVTQNQPAQLAVREAIEYAVYALILEGVEHGLWQFADPQEGERLLATYRTRQATA, translated from the coding sequence ATGACATCGCCGTGCTTGCGTCTCTGCTTCCTCGCGCTGCCGATCCTCCTGGCGGCCTGCGCGACCACCAACGAGCCCCTGATCTCCGCCCCGGCGAAGATCATAGAACCGACGGCCGCCACCTCGCTGGTCAACGAGCTCCCGCCACCATCGGAGCCGATCTTCGTCGCGGTCTACGAGTTCCCCGACCTGACCGGCCAGTACAAGCCGGGAAGCAAGTTCGCGGAATATTCCAAGGCCGTGACGCAGGGCGCGGACGCAATCCTGGTCGACGTGCTGCAGAATGCCGGGCACGGCAAATGGTTCGAGGTCGTCGAGCGGCGCGGGCTGACGAACATACTGAAGGAGCGCCAGCTGATCAGCGCGACGCGCCAGCAGTTCCTCGGCAACAACGCCGAACCGCTGCCTCCACTCAACTTCGCGGGCATGCTGATCGAGGGCGGCATCGTCGCCTACGAGAGCAACGTGACGACCGGCGGGCTGGGCGCCAAGTATCTCGGCATCGGTGGCGACACGCAGTTCCGTACCGACGTGGTGACGGTCAACCTGCGCGCGGTCAGCGTGCAGACCGGCAAGGTGCTGCGCTCGGTGACGACGACGAAGCGGCTCTATTCGACGGCGCTGCGCGGATCGGTGTTCAAATATGTCGGCCTGAACGAGCTACTGGAGCTGGAGGCCGGCGTGACGCAGAACCAGCCTGCGCAGTTGGCCGTTCGCGAAGCCATAGAATATGCGGTCTACGCACTGATCCTGGAAGGCGTCGAGCACGGGCTCTGGCAGTTCGCCGACCCGCAGGAAGGCGAAAGACTTCTCGCGACCTACCGGACAAGACAGGCGACGGCGTAA